A single region of the Pseudomonas sp. PDM14 genome encodes:
- the folD gene encoding bifunctional methylenetetrahydrofolate dehydrogenase/methenyltetrahydrofolate cyclohydrolase FolD, translating into MTAQLIDGKAIAASLRQQIAQRVAERRQQGQRAPGLAVILVGSDPASEVYVSHKRKDCEEVGFVSVAHDLPASTTQGELLGLIDQLNRDSAIDGILVQLPLPAHLDASQLLERISPDKDVDGFHPFNVGRLSQRMPLLRSCTPKGIMTLLASTGTDLHGQHAVIVGASNIVGRPMALELLLAGCTVTVTHRFTKDLQGHVAQADIVVAAAGKPGLVKGEWIKPGAIVIDVGINRQADGKLVGDVEFAVAAERAGWITPVPGGVGPMTRACLLENTLYAAEHLHA; encoded by the coding sequence ACGGCAAAGCCATAGCCGCCAGCCTGCGCCAGCAGATCGCCCAACGTGTCGCCGAGCGCCGCCAGCAAGGCCAGCGCGCCCCCGGCCTGGCGGTGATCCTGGTTGGCAGCGACCCGGCTTCCGAGGTTTATGTCTCGCACAAGCGCAAGGACTGCGAGGAAGTCGGCTTCGTTTCCGTGGCCCATGACCTGCCCGCAAGCACCACCCAGGGCGAGCTGCTGGGGCTGATCGACCAGCTCAACCGCGACAGTGCGATCGACGGCATCCTCGTACAGCTGCCCCTGCCCGCCCATCTGGACGCCTCGCAGTTGCTCGAACGCATCAGCCCGGACAAGGACGTGGACGGTTTCCACCCGTTCAACGTCGGCCGCCTGTCCCAGCGCATGCCGCTGCTGCGCTCCTGCACACCGAAAGGCATCATGACCCTGCTGGCGAGCACCGGCACCGACCTGCACGGCCAGCACGCGGTGATCGTCGGCGCCTCCAACATCGTCGGCCGCCCGATGGCCCTCGAGCTGCTGCTGGCCGGTTGCACCGTCACCGTCACCCACCGTTTCACCAAGGACCTGCAAGGCCACGTGGCCCAGGCCGACATCGTGGTCGCGGCCGCCGGCAAGCCGGGCCTGGTCAAGGGTGAGTGGATCAAGCCAGGCGCGATCGTCATCGACGTCGGCATCAACCGCCAGGCCGACGGCAAGCTGGTCGGCGACGTCGAGTTCGCTGTCGCCGCCGAGCGCGCCGGCTGGATCACCCCGGTTCCCGGTGGCGTCGGCCCGATGACCCGCGCCTGCTTGCTGGAGAACACGCTGTACGCCGCGGAACACCTGCACGCGTAA